From the genome of Methylomonas sp. UP202, one region includes:
- a CDS encoding CbiX/SirB N-terminal domain-containing protein, with protein MKTMNTHLLLVAHGSRREQANDEIRRLADTLAIGSRYAGVACAFLEIAEPSISDGLRRQIAAGARRIVVLPYFLAAGRHVGIDIPEQVEGMRCQAPEVEILIAEHLGSAAAMRPVLLDLAFDCLGELS; from the coding sequence ATGAAAACGATGAACACTCACTTGTTACTGGTCGCGCACGGCAGTCGCCGAGAACAAGCTAACGACGAGATTCGTCGGTTGGCGGATACCTTGGCCATCGGCAGCCGTTATGCCGGTGTCGCGTGCGCATTCCTGGAAATTGCCGAACCGAGCATCTCGGACGGTTTACGTAGGCAAATTGCGGCCGGCGCGCGGCGTATTGTCGTCTTACCTTACTTTTTGGCGGCCGGTCGTCATGTTGGCATCGATATTCCGGAGCAAGTGGAGGGCATGCGCTGTCAGGCGCCGGAGGTCGAAATTCTGATTGCCGAGCATTTAGGCAGTGCGGCCGCGATGCGGCCGGTGTTACTCGATTTGGCGTTCGATTGTCTGGGCGAGCTTTCGTGA
- the tssJ gene encoding type VI secretion system lipoprotein TssJ, whose amino-acid sequence MWLTRLLLNLPLLLVLGCAETPEQPAPLPPTQVDLKIESAPMINPDADSKAAPVLLRVYELREQSSFNGADFFALFDKDQATLAADLVRKQELLIKPGENKAIHIEPAGDTRSLGFFAAFRKLDNAQWRAVAPVVAHQNNMVTLKIKGNTLAADASAEPPPALAVKPAE is encoded by the coding sequence ATGTGGTTAACCAGACTGTTGCTCAACTTGCCCTTACTCCTGGTTCTCGGATGTGCCGAAACCCCGGAGCAACCGGCGCCCTTACCGCCGACTCAGGTCGATCTGAAGATCGAAAGCGCGCCGATGATCAACCCCGACGCCGACAGCAAGGCCGCCCCGGTTTTGCTGCGGGTTTACGAGCTGCGTGAACAAAGCTCGTTCAATGGCGCGGACTTTTTTGCACTGTTCGATAAAGATCAGGCCACACTGGCCGCCGATTTGGTCCGTAAGCAGGAATTGCTGATCAAACCCGGCGAGAACAAAGCGATACATATCGAACCCGCCGGCGACACTCGCTCACTAGGGTTTTTCGCGGCTTTTCGAAAGCTGGATAACGCTCAATGGCGCGCCGTCGCGCCGGTGGTCGCGCATCAAAACAACATGGTGACTTTGAAAATCAAGGGGAATACACTGGCTGCCGATGCATCCGCCGAGCCGCCGCCCGCGCTAGCGGTCAAGCCGGCGGAATGA